The DNA region GATTGTGAAAAATATATAGAAAAATCAGAGAGTGGTGAAACTGGCGAGACACGCTTGGCTTAGAACCAAGTACGAAGATACATTAAGAGTTCAAATCTCTTCTCTCTGACCATGTGGGTATGATCTAAAGGTAAGATAGTAGTTTGCCGAATTACTTATGCCAGTTCGAGCCTGGCTATCCACTCCATAGGCTTTTTATTGAGTCTTCAAATGAAAAAAATACACATTTATTGTAAGGATTACGGACTGTACTATGCCTGAGGGCGGCTGTGTACAGTCTGTATTTTATATTAAACAAAAATAGGAGGTCAAAATGACAAGAATAGATGATTTAAAGAAATTAATTTTGGATAATTATGATGATCCAATTAATCCAAATGTTGTTTTCCCAAAAATAGATAACTTGGTTGCTGAAACTATTAATTCTGTTACTGCAGATGTTGATAGTTATAAAACAGTAGCTAATACAGTATCTGATCCAGCTAGTGGTTCAAGTGTTCTTATTGGATCAACAGTAGAGCTTTCAACTACAACTGAGGGCGCTATTATTTATTATACTCTTGATGAATCAGATCCTGATGAAACAGATTTAGTTTACTCTGAACCTATAGTTATTACAGGACCAACAACAATTAAATCAGTTGGCTATAAAGGATATCAAAATCCTTCAGCAATTCAAACACACACTTTCACAATTGCAGAAGCAGCAACACCAGTCGCAAGTCCTGCGGCAGGAGCAGTTATTGACACAACTGAAGTTACATTAACTTCAACAACAGCTGGTGCTACAATTTATTATACAGTTGATGGAAGTGAACCTGACGAAACAGGCATTGAATATACTGCACCAATTGCGCTTACTCTACCCGAAACAATTAAAGCGATTGCTATAGCAACAGATATGGTAGATTCTAGTGTAGCAACATTTGCTTATACAAAATTACAAGTATCAACTCCAATTCCTAGTATTGAAGCTGGAGAAGTTCTTATTGGAGACGAAATTGAAATTAGTTGCGCAACTCCAGGAGCGACAATTTATTATACAGTAAATGGAGACGATCCTGAAACTCTTGGCTCTGAATATACAGCTGCTATAACTGTTTCTACAGGTTTTACTCTTAA from Bacteroidia bacterium includes:
- a CDS encoding chitobiase/beta-hexosaminidase C-terminal domain-containing protein; amino-acid sequence: MTRIDDLKKLILDNYDDPINPNVVFPKIDNLVAETINSVTADVDSYKTVANTVSDPASGSSVLIGSTVELSTTTEGAIIYYTLDESDPDETDLVYSEPIVITGPTTIKSVGYKGYQNPSAIQTHTFTIAEAATPVASPAAGAVIDTTEVTLTSTTAGATIYYTVDGSEPDETGIEYTAPIALTLPETIKAIAIATDMVDSSVATFAYTKLQVSTPIPSIEAGEVLIGDEIEISCATPGATIYYTVNGDDPETLGSEYTAAITVSTGFTLKAVAVLANATTSEILTAEYTISE